The following proteins are encoded in a genomic region of Thioclava nitratireducens:
- the secD gene encoding protein translocase subunit SecD, translating to MLHISLWKRVLILIVVVIGLVFAAPNIFYNRVEGHNDAVAAAAKGQALTPDQQAARAGWPDWLPSDIVNLGLDLRGGAQLLAEVNVDEVYKARVDALWPEFRKALAAERGTLGSIRRLNADPGVLRIQIGNADQIAEAQKIAETLNNPVSSLTGVGQKTLAITTQGNQLIVQLSDAEKAATDDRTMQQSLEIVRRRIDAAGTREPTIVREGSDRILIQVPGASSAQEIKQLIGTTAKLTFNSVIGTSSNPNEAVGSDQEILPSADQKGLYYILDSVPVVTGEDLTDARPDTDQNGYPAVAFRFNASAARTFGDYTQNNIGKPFAIVLDKKVISAPTIQSHIAGGSGIITGRFTVKEATDLALLLRAGALPASMNFLEERTIGPELGADSIAAGKMAAAVGAVLVVVFMIASYGTFGVFASLALGINIALIFAIMSAIGGTLTLPGIAGIVLTMGTAVDANVLVFERIREELRNQQKAKAARAIELGYERAMSAIIDANVTTFLTAVILFVLGAGPVRGFAVTFLIGIITSVFTAIWVTRLFVSLWFARRRPRELVL from the coding sequence ATGTTGCATATTTCGCTGTGGAAGCGCGTGCTGATCCTGATCGTCGTTGTGATCGGGCTCGTCTTTGCCGCGCCGAACATCTTTTACAACCGGGTGGAGGGGCATAACGATGCCGTTGCCGCCGCTGCGAAGGGCCAGGCCCTGACGCCCGATCAGCAGGCCGCGCGCGCGGGCTGGCCCGACTGGCTGCCTTCCGACATCGTGAACCTCGGTCTCGATCTGCGCGGCGGCGCGCAGCTTCTGGCCGAGGTCAATGTCGACGAGGTCTACAAGGCCCGCGTCGATGCCCTCTGGCCCGAGTTCCGCAAGGCGCTCGCCGCCGAACGCGGGACGCTCGGCTCGATCCGTCGGCTCAACGCCGATCCCGGCGTTCTGCGCATCCAGATCGGCAATGCCGACCAGATCGCCGAAGCCCAGAAGATCGCCGAGACGCTGAACAACCCGGTCTCCTCGCTGACCGGCGTGGGTCAGAAGACGCTCGCGATCACCACCCAGGGCAACCAGCTGATCGTGCAGCTCTCGGATGCCGAGAAAGCCGCGACCGACGACCGCACGATGCAGCAATCGCTCGAGATCGTGCGCCGCCGGATCGACGCCGCTGGCACCCGTGAACCGACGATCGTGCGCGAAGGCTCCGACCGCATCCTGATTCAGGTGCCGGGCGCGAGCTCCGCGCAGGAGATCAAGCAGCTGATCGGCACCACGGCGAAACTGACCTTCAACTCGGTGATCGGCACCAGCTCGAACCCGAATGAAGCCGTGGGCTCGGATCAGGAAATCCTGCCCTCGGCCGACCAGAAGGGCCTCTACTACATCCTCGACAGTGTTCCGGTCGTGACCGGTGAGGACCTGACGGACGCGCGCCCCGATACCGATCAGAACGGCTATCCGGCGGTGGCCTTCCGCTTCAACGCGAGCGCGGCGCGCACCTTCGGCGATTACACGCAAAACAATATCGGCAAGCCCTTCGCCATCGTGCTTGACAAGAAGGTGATCTCGGCCCCGACGATCCAATCGCATATCGCGGGCGGCTCGGGCATCATCACCGGCCGCTTCACGGTGAAAGAGGCGACCGATCTCGCGCTGTTGCTGCGCGCCGGCGCGCTGCCTGCTTCGATGAATTTCCTCGAAGAGCGGACTATCGGCCCGGAACTCGGCGCGGATTCGATCGCCGCGGGCAAGATGGCGGCGGCCGTGGGCGCGGTGCTCGTGGTGGTCTTCATGATCGCCTCCTACGGCACGTTCGGCGTCTTCGCCTCGCTGGCGCTGGGGATCAACATCGCGCTGATCTTCGCGATCATGTCGGCAATCGGCGGCACGTTGACGCTGCCCGGTATCGCTGGGATCGTGCTGACAATGGGGACCGCGGTCGATGCCAACGTGCTCGTGTTCGAACGTATCCGCGAGGAGCTGCGCAATCAGCAAAAGGCGAAAGCCGCCAGAGCGATCGAACTGGGTTACGAGCGCGCGATGTCGGCGATCATCGACGCCAACGTGACCACCTTCCTCACCGCGGTGATCCTCTTCGTGCTGGGCGCGGGCCCGGTGCGGGGCTTCGCCGTCACCTTCCTGATCGGGATTATCACCTCGGTCTTCACCGCGATCTGGGTGACGCGGCTGTTCGTGAGCCTCTGGTTCGCGCGCCGTCGTCCCCGCGAACTGGTTCTTTAA
- the secF gene encoding protein translocase subunit SecF, giving the protein MAFRLKLVPEKTNFDFFKHQVATFGFSVVMVLASIVLVLTMGLNLGIDFRGGTTIRTEADQTEPVDIGAYRSAIAPLGLGDVLITQVYDPNFRADQKVVTIRIQAQDGQEAISPETQAKVLDSLKTVNKDIKIVATESIGPKVSGELIWTAIWSVLAAVAAILVYIWLRFEWQFSVGAVAALIHDVTVTVGIFALFQIKFDLSIIAALLTILGYSINDTVVVFDRLRENLVKYKKMPLREVMNLSVNETLSRTVMTSGTTLLALISLLVLGGDVIRNFVFAMTWGVIVGTYSSVYVAKNIVLFIGLDRNKEKKDPSEKFFDKTDVATD; this is encoded by the coding sequence ATGGCATTCCGTCTGAAACTGGTTCCCGAAAAGACCAACTTCGACTTCTTCAAGCATCAGGTCGCGACCTTCGGCTTCTCCGTCGTCATGGTGCTGGCCTCGATCGTGCTCGTGCTGACCATGGGTCTGAACCTCGGCATCGACTTCCGGGGCGGCACCACGATCCGCACCGAGGCCGACCAGACCGAACCGGTCGACATCGGCGCCTATCGCTCGGCCATCGCGCCGCTCGGTCTGGGCGACGTGCTGATCACGCAGGTCTATGATCCCAACTTCCGCGCCGATCAGAAGGTCGTCACGATCCGCATCCAGGCGCAGGACGGGCAGGAAGCGATCAGCCCCGAGACCCAGGCCAAGGTGCTGGACTCGCTGAAAACGGTGAACAAGGACATCAAGATCGTCGCGACCGAGTCGATCGGCCCGAAAGTCTCGGGCGAGCTGATCTGGACCGCGATCTGGTCGGTTCTGGCCGCGGTCGCCGCGATCCTCGTCTATATCTGGCTGCGGTTCGAGTGGCAGTTCTCGGTCGGCGCCGTCGCGGCGCTGATCCACGACGTGACCGTTACCGTGGGCATATTCGCGCTGTTCCAGATCAAGTTCGACCTGTCGATCATCGCGGCGCTGCTGACGATCCTCGGCTACTCGATCAACGATACCGTCGTCGTCTTCGACCGTCTTCGCGAGAACCTTGTGAAATACAAGAAGATGCCGCTGCGCGAGGTGATGAACCTCTCGGTCAACGAGACGCTGTCGCGCACCGTGATGACCTCGGGCACCACGCTGCTGGCGCTGATTTCGCTGCTCGTTCTGGGCGGCGACGTGATCCGCAACTTCGTCTTCGCGATGACATGGGGCGTGATCGTGGGTACCTATTCCTCGGTCTATGTCGCAAAGAACATCGTCCTGTTCATCGGGCTGGACCGCAACAAGGAGAAGAAGGACCCCTCGGAGAAGTTCTTCGACAAAACGGATGTCGCTACTGACTGA
- a CDS encoding Mth938-like domain-containing protein, protein MSLLTEANFGASLPIDGYGPGFFRVAGEVTRGSIWVSGEEMGSWGGLDDRAPLLALAGKLDVLFIGTGDEIAHLPKDLVAELEAEGLMCEGMATPSAARTYNVLLSEGRRVGCALIAMPEKPDASETPE, encoded by the coding sequence ATGTCGCTACTGACTGAAGCCAATTTCGGGGCCTCGCTGCCGATCGACGGTTACGGGCCGGGATTTTTCCGCGTCGCCGGAGAGGTCACGCGAGGCTCGATCTGGGTCTCGGGAGAGGAGATGGGCAGCTGGGGCGGTCTGGACGACCGCGCGCCGCTGCTCGCGCTCGCAGGAAAGCTCGACGTGCTGTTCATCGGCACCGGCGATGAGATCGCCCATCTGCCGAAGGACCTCGTGGCCGAACTGGAGGCCGAGGGACTAATGTGCGAGGGCATGGCCACGCCGTCGGCGGCGCGTACCTATAACGTGCTGCTGTCCGAAGGCCGCCGCGTCGGCTGCGCGCTGATCGCGATGCCGGAAAAACCCGACGCCTCCGAGACGCCTGAATGA
- the ccmA gene encoding heme ABC exporter ATP-binding protein CcmA, translated as MSMLSVDGLAVSRGGLPVLEDLSFTLDAGHALVLRGPNGVGKTTLLRTLAGLQPALAGTVSVPPESMAYAAHSDGLKSTLTVRENLGFWASVYASRDIEPALARMNLKSLETRPAHSLSAGQKRRLGLARLLVTGRPIWVLDEPTVSLDTASVALFAEAVRGHLAGGGAALIATHIDLGLDEAKVLDLTPFKAKMPEEGGMQGAFDEAFL; from the coding sequence ATGAGCATGCTGTCGGTCGACGGGCTCGCAGTGTCGCGCGGGGGGCTTCCGGTGCTGGAAGACCTGAGCTTCACGCTCGACGCCGGTCATGCGCTAGTGCTGCGCGGTCCCAACGGGGTCGGCAAGACGACGCTCCTGCGCACCTTGGCGGGGCTGCAACCGGCGCTGGCGGGGACAGTCTCGGTGCCGCCGGAAAGCATGGCCTATGCCGCCCATTCCGACGGGCTGAAATCGACGCTGACCGTGCGCGAGAACCTCGGCTTCTGGGCGTCGGTCTATGCGTCCCGCGATATCGAGCCGGCACTGGCGCGGATGAATCTCAAAAGCCTCGAGACACGGCCTGCGCATAGCTTGTCGGCGGGGCAGAAACGCCGCCTCGGGCTTGCGCGTCTTCTGGTGACCGGGCGCCCGATCTGGGTGCTGGATGAGCCGACCGTCTCGCTCGACACGGCCTCCGTCGCGCTGTTCGCCGAGGCCGTGCGCGGCCATCTCGCGGGCGGCGGAGCGGCGCTGATCGCGACCCATATCGATCTTGGGCTGGACGAGGCGAAGGTCCTCGACCTGACGCCCTTCAAGGCCAAGATGCCGGAAGAGGGCGGGATGCAGGGCGCCTTCGACGAGGCTTTCCTATGA
- the ccmB gene encoding heme exporter protein CcmB translates to MIALLMRDLRLAVRAGGGFGLGLAFFLIVVTLVPFGVGPEGKILARIAPGILWVGALLACLLSLDRIFALDYEDGSLDLLVTAPVPLEGVVSIKALAHWITTGLPLVVAAPIFGILLHLPQGAHVWMVVSLLLGTPALSVLGTFGAALTVGLKRGGLLLSLLVLPFYVPTLIFGAELVRRGAEGMNTETPLLMLAGITAATIALVPFASAAAIRVNLR, encoded by the coding sequence ATGATCGCACTTCTGATGCGAGACCTGCGCCTCGCGGTACGCGCAGGTGGCGGCTTCGGGCTCGGGCTCGCGTTTTTCCTGATCGTGGTGACGCTGGTGCCTTTCGGCGTCGGCCCCGAGGGGAAAATCCTCGCGCGGATCGCGCCGGGGATCCTGTGGGTCGGAGCACTTCTGGCTTGCCTGCTCTCGCTCGACCGGATCTTCGCGCTCGATTACGAGGATGGCTCGCTCGATCTGCTGGTCACCGCGCCTGTGCCGCTGGAAGGGGTGGTCTCGATCAAGGCGCTTGCGCATTGGATCACGACCGGGCTTCCGCTGGTCGTCGCGGCGCCGATCTTCGGGATCTTGCTGCATCTGCCGCAAGGGGCGCATGTCTGGATGGTGGTTTCGCTTCTTCTGGGCACGCCCGCGCTTTCGGTTCTGGGCACGTTCGGGGCCGCGCTGACCGTCGGGCTGAAGCGCGGAGGACTTTTGTTGTCGCTGCTGGTCTTGCCATTCTACGTGCCGACCCTCATCTTCGGGGCGGAGCTCGTGCGCCGTGGCGCCGAGGGGATGAACACCGAGACACCGCTTCTGATGCTCGCCGGGATCACGGCGGCGACGATCGCGCTCGTGCCCTTCGCCTCGGCCGCCGCGATCCGCGTCAATCTGCGCTAG
- a CDS encoding heme ABC transporter permease, whose product MSIWEYANPVKFMKTTDKVLPWTVGIAAITLIVGLVWGYFFVPAAENFGGSVKVIYVHVPAAMMAINIWVMMVVTSLIWLIRRHHVSALAAKAAAPIGAVMTLIALITGAVWGQPMWGTWWEWDPRLTSFLILFLFYLGYIALWAAVENPDTAADLTGVLSLVGGVFAVLSRYAANFWNQGLHQGATLSMDSEQHIADVYWFPLLLCMAGFIFFFLALVLIRTRTEVRARRLGAIQQRERMA is encoded by the coding sequence ATGTCGATCTGGGAATACGCCAACCCCGTCAAATTCATGAAGACCACGGACAAGGTCCTGCCCTGGACGGTGGGAATTGCTGCGATCACGCTGATCGTCGGGCTGGTCTGGGGCTATTTCTTCGTCCCGGCCGCCGAGAATTTCGGCGGCTCGGTGAAGGTGATCTATGTCCATGTTCCCGCCGCGATGATGGCGATCAACATCTGGGTGATGATGGTCGTGACCTCGCTGATCTGGCTGATCCGGCGCCACCATGTCTCGGCGCTGGCCGCCAAGGCCGCGGCGCCGATAGGCGCGGTGATGACGCTGATTGCGCTGATCACCGGCGCGGTCTGGGGCCAGCCGATGTGGGGTACCTGGTGGGAATGGGATCCGCGACTGACCTCGTTCCTGATCCTGTTCCTGTTCTATCTCGGCTATATCGCGCTCTGGGCCGCGGTCGAGAACCCCGATACGGCCGCCGATCTGACCGGCGTGCTCAGCCTGGTCGGCGGGGTCTTCGCGGTGCTCTCGCGCTATGCGGCGAATTTCTGGAACCAGGGCCTGCATCAGGGGGCGACGCTCTCGATGGATTCCGAGCAGCACATCGCGGATGTCTACTGGTTCCCGCTGCTTCTCTGCATGGCCGGGTTCATCTTCTTCTTCCTCGCGCTGGTGCTGATCCGCACCCGCACCGAGGTCCGCGCGCGCCGTCTGGGCGCCATCCAGCAACGTGAGCGCATGGCATGA
- a CDS encoding DsbE family thiol:disulfide interchange protein, whose amino-acid sequence MVKPLMLLPLIVVVGFVGAAYVGMQRENPTQIPTAFAGKPAPPVQLEPLGDFKPFTDADLKDGKVKLVNFWASWCAPCRVEHPNLEALSDEGIPIYGVNYKDKTAKAQGFLSEMGNPFAELGADPKGKMALNWGVYGVPETFVIDGAGKVLYRFAGPLTERVIASDLRPLLDGETAAK is encoded by the coding sequence ATGGTTAAGCCGCTGATGCTATTGCCATTGATCGTGGTCGTCGGATTTGTTGGTGCGGCTTATGTGGGGATGCAGCGCGAGAATCCGACGCAAATCCCCACCGCCTTTGCGGGCAAGCCCGCACCGCCGGTGCAACTCGAACCGCTGGGCGATTTCAAACCCTTCACCGATGCCGATCTGAAGGACGGCAAGGTCAAGCTGGTGAATTTCTGGGCCTCGTGGTGCGCGCCCTGCCGGGTGGAGCATCCCAACCTCGAAGCGCTCTCGGACGAAGGCATTCCGATCTATGGGGTCAACTACAAGGACAAGACCGCCAAGGCGCAGGGTTTCCTCAGCGAGATGGGCAACCCCTTCGCCGAACTCGGGGCCGATCCGAAAGGGAAGATGGCGCTGAATTGGGGCGTCTACGGCGTGCCCGAGACTTTCGTGATCGATGGCGCGGGCAAGGTGCTCTATCGCTTTGCCGGACCGCTGACAGAGCGCGTGATCGCCTCGGATCTGCGCCCGCTTCTGGATGGCGAAACCGCCGCGAAATAA
- the ssb gene encoding single-stranded DNA-binding protein: protein MAGSVNKVILIGNLGRDPEVRTFSNGGKVCNLRIATSETWRDRNTGERKERTEWHSVAIFSEPLAKVAEQYLRKGSKVYIEGQLETRKWQDQNGQDRYSTEVVLRPYRSELTMLDGPGGSGGGQGGGGGGYGGPSSGGGGYDDGGGYGGPSSGGGGGGGRSDFDDEIPF from the coding sequence ATGGCAGGCAGCGTCAACAAGGTCATTCTGATCGGCAATCTGGGGCGCGACCCAGAGGTGCGGACCTTCTCGAACGGCGGCAAGGTGTGCAACCTGCGCATCGCCACCTCCGAGACGTGGCGCGACCGCAATACCGGCGAGCGCAAGGAGCGCACCGAATGGCATTCGGTCGCGATCTTCTCGGAGCCGCTGGCGAAAGTGGCCGAGCAATATCTGCGCAAAGGCTCGAAGGTCTATATCGAAGGCCAGCTCGAAACCCGCAAATGGCAGGACCAGAACGGTCAGGACCGCTACTCGACCGAGGTCGTGCTGCGCCCCTATCGCTCGGAACTGACCATGCTCGACGGGCCTGGCGGCTCGGGCGGCGGTCAGGGCGGCGGTGGCGGTGGCTACGGCGGCCCGTCCTCGGGTGGCGGCGGCTACGATGACGGCGGCGGCTATGGCGGCCCGTCCTCGGGCGGCGGCGGCGGCGGTGGCCGCTCGGATTTCGACGACGAGATCCCGTTCTAA
- a CDS encoding PepSY domain-containing protein — protein sequence MKYLMLIAASATIAAASTLPALAEGGEGDVAPAQEQKLAAELKDQGYQVRSMETDGGYIEVYAMKDGKRAKLFFDSNLKQVKRSDSN from the coding sequence ATGAAATACCTGATGCTGATCGCCGCGAGCGCTACGATTGCCGCTGCTTCCACTCTCCCCGCACTCGCCGAAGGTGGCGAAGGCGACGTGGCCCCGGCACAAGAGCAGAAGCTCGCAGCCGAGCTGAAAGATCAGGGATACCAGGTTCGCAGCATGGAAACGGATGGCGGCTATATCGAGGTTTACGCGATGAAGGACGGCAAGCGCGCCAAACTCTTCTTCGACTCGAACCTCAAGCAGGTGAAGCGTTCGGACAGCAACTGA
- a CDS encoding cytochrome b/b6 domain-containing protein, with product MAIEDASFTDLPSHETSHAEPPPVGAHSVWDPFVRVFHWSIAGLFTANAFFTSPKNDLHHWIGYTVAGLVIARILWGVFGTRHAKFKDFPPSPTGALTQLRDMATGRRHAHLGHSPLGALMIYNLLITLLVIAGSGYLMTTDAYWGVKWPKEVHELAVNWAEVSIAAHIAAVVFESRRLRVNLARAMITGKKVFRSNRG from the coding sequence ATGGCCATCGAAGACGCGAGCTTTACCGATCTTCCGTCGCATGAAACGTCTCACGCAGAACCGCCGCCCGTTGGCGCGCATAGCGTCTGGGACCCGTTCGTCCGGGTGTTCCACTGGTCGATCGCGGGCCTCTTTACCGCCAACGCCTTCTTCACCTCGCCGAAGAACGATCTGCATCACTGGATCGGCTACACGGTCGCGGGGCTCGTGATCGCGCGCATCCTCTGGGGGGTGTTCGGGACGCGTCATGCGAAGTTCAAGGATTTCCCGCCATCGCCCACCGGCGCGCTGACGCAGCTGCGCGATATGGCGACGGGGCGGCGGCACGCGCATCTGGGCCATTCGCCACTCGGCGCGCTGATGATCTACAATCTTTTGATCACGCTTCTGGTCATCGCGGGCTCGGGCTACCTGATGACGACTGACGCCTATTGGGGCGTGAAATGGCCCAAGGAAGTGCATGAACTGGCCGTCAACTGGGCCGAGGTTTCGATCGCCGCCCATATCGCCGCCGTCGTCTTTGAGAGCCGTCGGTTGCGCGTGAACCTTGCGCGCGCGATGATCACCGGTAAGAAGGTGTTCCGCAGCAACAGAGGGTAA
- a CDS encoding helix-turn-helix transcriptional regulator: MVALILFQTACAALFVADVFNDIREAGRFTVDLNMELFANLGLIAGIVVEATVLWALLRRQARADRTIGAAQGAMAEMMGAQFDQWGLTPAEADVAAFTIKGFSVSETASFRGSSEATVKSHLNSVYRKAGVSGRSQLVSIFVEELFHGPIKADAKAQQARAI; the protein is encoded by the coding sequence TTGGTCGCCCTCATCTTATTCCAGACGGCCTGTGCCGCTCTCTTCGTGGCAGACGTGTTCAACGACATCCGCGAAGCCGGACGGTTCACGGTGGATCTCAACATGGAGCTGTTCGCCAATCTCGGCCTTATCGCGGGGATCGTCGTTGAGGCGACGGTGCTCTGGGCGCTCCTGCGCCGTCAGGCGCGCGCGGATCGCACCATCGGGGCCGCACAGGGCGCGATGGCCGAGATGATGGGCGCGCAGTTTGACCAATGGGGGCTCACGCCCGCAGAGGCCGATGTGGCGGCCTTCACCATCAAAGGGTTCTCGGTCTCGGAGACCGCCTCCTTTCGCGGATCGAGCGAGGCGACGGTGAAATCCCACCTCAATTCAGTCTACCGCAAAGCGGGGGTCTCGGGCCGCTCCCAGCTTGTCTCGATCTTCGTGGAGGAGCTGTTTCACGGCCCCATCAAGGCTGATGCGAAAGCGCAACAGGCACGCGCAATCTGA
- a CDS encoding lytic transglycosylase domain-containing protein — protein sequence MRRTIGILGLAAIAAATVMTGPMSAQAEGLRLQGNSSKSRAMLFRNQTNILDTRAAQQYEHSSRLRPGGKLTQTASAESVPRYNGKYRGQYINTAKSVASRHGIPTDLFLRLVQQESGWNPQARSHKGAMGLAQLMPATAAKLGVNPRDPAQNLEGGARYLKMMYDRFGSWRLALAAYNAGPEAVAKHNGIPPYRETRNYVRVILGG from the coding sequence ATGCGTAGGACGATCGGAATTCTCGGGCTTGCGGCGATTGCCGCGGCAACGGTGATGACGGGCCCGATGAGCGCCCAGGCAGAGGGGCTGAGGCTCCAGGGTAACTCTTCGAAATCGCGTGCGATGCTGTTCCGAAACCAGACCAACATCCTCGACACGCGCGCAGCCCAGCAATACGAACATTCCTCGCGGCTGCGACCCGGCGGCAAGCTGACCCAGACGGCCAGTGCCGAGAGCGTTCCACGCTACAACGGCAAGTATCGCGGCCAGTATATCAACACCGCGAAATCGGTGGCCTCGCGCCACGGCATCCCGACCGACCTGTTTCTGCGGCTCGTACAGCAGGAGAGCGGCTGGAACCCGCAGGCGCGCTCGCACAAGGGGGCGATGGGGCTGGCACAGCTGATGCCCGCGACCGCCGCGAAACTGGGCGTGAACCCGCGCGATCCGGCGCAGAACCTCGAGGGCGGCGCGCGCTACCTGAAGATGATGTATGATCGCTTCGGAAGCTGGCGGCTGGCGCTCGCGGCCTATAACGCTGGGCCGGAGGCGGTCGCGAAACATAACGGCATTCCGCCGTATCGCGAGACTCGCAACTATGTGCGGGTGATCCTCGGCGGTTGA
- a CDS encoding YSC84-related protein — protein MTKLSRRTLLAMGGAGLGLAACGNGVGSAGSAKLDARVDATRNYLLTKYPGTRDLENKSVGVLWMPLMTEAGFGVGGAFGRGALRINNVTVDYYAAAAASFGLQIGAQQYAHALFFMTPEALSSFRRGDGWQLGADARYAVPDQGGAISASTLTSTAPIIALVFGQAGLMAGATLAGTKYTRIIP, from the coding sequence ATGACGAAACTTTCCAGACGGACCCTTCTGGCGATGGGCGGTGCGGGGCTCGGCCTTGCGGCCTGCGGCAACGGCGTGGGCAGCGCAGGCAGTGCCAAGCTGGACGCGCGGGTCGACGCCACACGGAACTACCTTCTGACGAAATATCCCGGCACCCGCGATCTCGAGAACAAATCGGTGGGCGTGCTCTGGATGCCGCTGATGACCGAGGCGGGCTTCGGCGTAGGTGGGGCTTTCGGGCGCGGCGCATTGCGGATCAACAACGTGACGGTCGATTACTACGCGGCGGCAGCGGCGAGTTTCGGTCTGCAGATCGGCGCACAGCAATATGCCCATGCCCTGTTCTTTATGACGCCCGAGGCGCTGTCCAGCTTCCGCCGCGGCGATGGCTGGCAACTGGGCGCGGATGCGCGCTACGCGGTGCCGGATCAGGGCGGCGCGATTTCGGCCTCCACGCTGACCTCGACCGCGCCGATCATCGCGCTGGTCTTCGGCCAGGCCGGTCTGATGGCGGGCGCGACGCTCGCGGGCACCAAGTATACCCGGATCATTCCGTAA
- the hemB gene encoding porphobilinogen synthase, protein MNPILPPFPHTRLRRMRRTAALRDLAQEHRLSVKDMIWPIFITDVPGADVEVPSMPGVVRRTLEGAVRAAEEAAKLGIPAICLFPYTDPAVKTETCEEAWNPENITNRVIRAIKAEVPEIAIMTDIALDPYNANGHDGLVRDGVILNDETVECLVKMGIAQAEAGADILGPSDMMDGRITALRSALEGAGHSDVTILSYAAKYASGFYGPFRDAVGATGALKGDKKTYQMNPGNSDEAIRLVARDLSEGADMVMVKPGMPYLDICHRVKEQFGVPTYAYQVSGEYAMIMAAVKNGWLDHEKVMLESLMSFRRAGCDGVLTYFAPEAAKLLGNG, encoded by the coding sequence ATGAACCCGATCCTTCCGCCCTTCCCCCACACCCGTTTGCGCCGGATGCGCCGCACTGCAGCGCTTCGCGATCTGGCACAGGAACACCGGTTGAGCGTGAAGGACATGATCTGGCCGATCTTCATCACCGACGTGCCGGGCGCGGATGTCGAAGTGCCCTCGATGCCGGGCGTCGTGCGCCGCACGCTGGAGGGTGCGGTGCGCGCCGCCGAAGAGGCCGCAAAGCTTGGCATCCCAGCGATCTGCCTCTTTCCCTATACCGATCCGGCAGTGAAGACCGAGACCTGCGAAGAGGCCTGGAACCCCGAGAACATCACCAACCGGGTGATCCGCGCGATCAAGGCAGAGGTGCCCGAGATCGCGATCATGACCGATATCGCGCTCGACCCCTACAATGCGAACGGCCATGACGGGCTGGTGCGCGACGGGGTTATCCTCAACGATGAAACCGTTGAATGTCTTGTGAAAATGGGGATCGCGCAGGCCGAAGCCGGGGCCGATATCCTCGGGCCTTCGGACATGATGGACGGGCGCATCACGGCGCTGCGCTCGGCGCTCGAAGGCGCGGGTCATTCGGACGTGACGATACTCAGCTATGCCGCGAAATATGCCTCCGGCTTCTACGGGCCGTTCCGCGACGCGGTCGGTGCCACCGGTGCGCTCAAGGGCGACAAGAAGACCTACCAGATGAACCCCGGTAATTCCGACGAGGCGATCCGGCTGGTCGCGCGCGATCTCTCCGAGGGCGCGGATATGGTCATGGTGAAGCCGGGGATGCCCTATCTCGACATCTGCCACCGCGTGAAAGAGCAATTCGGCGTACCGACCTATGCCTATCAGGTGTCGGGCGAATACGCGATGATCATGGCGGCGGTGAAGAACGGCTGGCTCGACCACGAGAAGGTCATGCTCGAAAGCCTGATGAGCTTCCGCCGCGCGGGCTGCGATGGCGTGCTCACCTACTTCGCGCCGGAGGCCGCGAAACTGCTCGGTAACGGCTGA